The following nucleotide sequence is from Endozoicomonas sp. GU-1.
ACCACCCCAGATATGGTCACCGTGATCATAGAAAATTTCGGTACAGGGGCCACAGGGGCCGGTATCGCCCATCTGCCAGAAGTTATCGGAAGCGTAAGGCGCTCCCTTATTGTCGCCAATGCGGATAATATCCTCCGCTGCGATACCAATGTCGTTTAACCAGATATTGTAGGCTTCATCGTCAGAGGCATAGATGGTGACGCAAAGACGTTCTTTAGGCAGTTTCAGCGTGCCGGTCAGAAAGTTCCAGGCAAAGTGGATCGCTTCTTTCTTGAAGTAATCGCCAAAGCTGAAATTACCCAGCATTTCAAAGAAGGTGTGGTGACGGGCGGTATAACCGACGTTATCCAGGTCATTGTGCTTGCCCCCGGCACGTACACACTTCTGGGACGTGGTAGCACGTTTGTAGTCACGCTGCTCACGACCCAGGAAAGTGTCTTTGAACTGGTTCATCCCGGCATTGGTAAACAGCAGGGTTGGGTCGTCATGGGGTACCAGAGAGCTACTGGCAACCACTTCATGGCCGTTTTCCCTGAAGTATTCCAGAAAAGCAGAACGTATTTCGTTAGTCTTCATATACAGTTCCCACTGGGGGAGTTATCTCTTGACAGCCATGAGCGGAAAAAGCCGCTCACTCCCAAACACAAAAATGGCAGCTTAATCACAATGAGCCGCCTTTTCACAGTAAATTTACGCGAACCGGGGATTATATAGGAATGGCGGGGAAAAATGATCACTTCACCCCATCATTAACAGGCTTTTTACCGGGCTTTTTTCACTGACGGCCTAATGAGCACCAAAGCGGTACTGCTCAAGTATGCGCAGAGAGCGCGAATCTTCATCCCTTCGCTGGCCTTTGCGTGCCCATAAATAGCGGTCACAATAGATTTGAATCAGGGCCTCCATCAGCTGACGATTGGTGTTTTCACCCAGCTCGCCCAGCGCTCTTGCTGCCACTTCAGCGGTACACAAGTGCTGCTCCTGACGATTGCGTCGGAGACGGTAGATGGATGGCGCTTCAGGCTGCAAGCTCAGCAAATTCAAACCATGCAACCAGGGGCTTTGACGATACATTTTCCTGGCCTGTTGCCAGGTTGCATCAATGATAATGAAGACAACCTTACGTTCACACCCGGAATTATAGTGCCATTGCCTGTTATTACCCTGGACTTCTACCGCATATTCCTTCGGAAACATCAGCACTGGCAACCAGTCCGGATCGTCCAGCAGTTCCAACAACGCCTTATCCGGTGAGGTCCGGCTCCAGTTGAATATGCGGGTTCCGGGTATCGCCGCCTGAATCAATTTGCCCGTATTGGTTGGCTTATCAAACTCTTTATCGTGGGTAATCAGCCAAAAGCAGGCAGCAGACTCTGCCTTTGGGATTAACCGGCAGATACAGGCATACTCTGGCAATCGGCACTGATGACAATCACCCTTCGCAGCAGGCATTAGGTTAGGACACCTTTTTTGTGAGATTGGTGGTTATGAAGAGGAGAAAGCGGAGTATATCTGGCTCATGGAGAAGCCGCGCTGGGCCAGAAAGCGGGTCTGTCGGGCTCTCTCTTTATGGTCCCGGGGTACAGAGGCACCAAATTTTCGCTCTTTTACCGCTTTTGCCAGTTCATCCCAGTGATCGTCCTGCTCCAGCAGGTATTGACCGATCAACTCGCTATCAACTCCTTTCTGAAACAGTTCCGCTTTAATACGAACCGGACCGTAGCCCCGCTGTTGACGACTGTAGACAAAACTTTCAACAAAGCGGTCATCACTTTGCAGCCGCTCTTCCCGCAAGCGGGTAAGCGCGTCTAATACCAGTTCCCGGGGAAAACGGCCCGAGAGTTTTCGGGCCAGTTCGGTAAAACCATGTTCCCGCCGGGCCAGTAGATCCATGGCAGCCCGGCGGACATCGTTTACCGATTGAATGACATCAGCAGACATTCAATTACTCAGCCAGCAGCTCGTCCTGCTGAACACTTGCCGCTGCATCGTCGTCACCTTTTTTGCCAGCACTTTTTCCGGCGTCAGCTTCGGCTTTTTTTGCAGCGTCCTTCTCTGGGGTGCTCATTAACTCAGCACGGATATGGGCTTCGATTTCAGCCGCCACTTCCGGGTTATCAGAAAGATACTGGGCAGCATTGGCTTTACCCTGACCAATCTTGGTTCCCTTATAGGCATACCAGGCACCGGATTTGTCCACCAGCTTCAGCTTGACACCCAGATCAATCACTTCGCCCATATGGTAGATGCCCTGACCGTACAGAATCTGGAATTCAGCCTGACGGAATGGTGGCGATACCTTGTTCTTCACCACTTTAACGCGGGTTTCGTTACCGATCACCTCATCGCCCTGCTTCACCGAACCGGTACGACGAATATCAAGACGTACAGAAGAGTAGAATTTCAGTGCGTTACCGCCGGTAGTGGTTTCCGGGTTGCCGAACATCACACCGATCTTCATACGGATCTGGTTAATGAAGATGACCATGCAGTTGGTCTGTTTGATGGAACCGGTCAGCTTACGCAGTGCCTGAGACATCAGACGGGCCTGCAGACCAACATGGGAATCCCCCATGTCACCTTCAATTTCAGCCTTGGGCACCAGGGCTGCGACAGAGTCAACCACGATAACATCCACGGCACCGGAACGAACCAGCATATCGGTGATTTCCAGCGCCTGTTCACCGGTATCCGGCTGGGAGACGTACAGGTCATCCACATTTACACCCAGCTTACCGGCGTACTGTGGGTCCAGGGCATGCTCAGCATCAACAAAGGCACAGGTGGCACCGTGCTTCTGGGCCTGGGCAATAACGCTCAGGGTCAGCGTGGTTTTACCGGAAGATTCAGGGCCGAAAATTTCAATAACACGGCCTTTCGGCAGGCCACCAATGCCCAGGGCAATATCCAGTTGCAGAGAACCGGTAGAAATTGCGGGAATTGCTTCCTGCTTCTGATCCCCCATCCGCATGATGGCACCTTTACCAAACTGTCGGTCAATCTGGCCAAGTGCTGCTGCCAACGCTTTTTTTCTGTTATCATCCATTTTTTCACGCCCTCAGTTCGATTCTGATTTCATCAGGAACAGCTCAATAAGTTATACTGTATATTTAAACAGATACTGGATATTTGTCCAGTATATTTATCGCTTCGACAGGAAGGAATCTTTTTTCAGGTTAACGTTTCTCAGGTCAACAGGGTCAGAACCCCCAGTAACGCCTGAACAACCGTTTGCGCCCTGATCTGATCACGATCACCCTCAAAATGGAAGTACCTTGCAGCGGTTTCCTGGCCGGTACCCCAGGCAATCCAGACGGTTCCCACAGGTTTTTCCGGTGTCGCCCCCCCCCGGTCCGGCAACACCGGTCACGGCTATAGATATGTCTGTTGCCAACAGCTTGCGGACACCCCGGGCCATGGCGATAGCCACCTGCTCACTGACCGCACCGTATTTATTCAGCAACACAGTCGGCACATGCAGGAGATTGGCCTTTACGCCATTGGCATAGCAGATGACACCACCTTCAAACCAGGCCGAGCTTCCCGGCAACACGGTCAGGGCATGACCAATACCACCACCGGTACAGGATTCAGCGGTAGACAGGGTCCAGCCCCTGGACATCAGGAGTTCAGCAATTTCACTGACAATGGGAGACGTAGCAGAATGCAGTGTGGGTTCCATGGTCACTCGCCAGTACGGTTATCAGAGGAGCCAATCGGGATAGGATGTTATAACACGATTAGGGGAAGTCTTCACAAGTTATCATCGAATGCCCCATTTCACAGCACTGTTGCCGGGGAACATGCTTTGCCCCGGAGCCCAGGAGGCTGTCCGAGAATAGACTGCCCTACACGGCAACTGCTCCTGCGTTGCTCTAGTTCCTGCATCCATGCAGTCGTGCGGTGGCAGCAAATTGGTCTAAAAATTCCGTTTTGTTCGGCAAATAGCCCCGCTATTCACCTCACAAAACGAAATTTTTATTCTCAATTTTCTGCCATCCTCGCTACGGGGTCGCCTAGACGGGCGCTATTCTCGGTCAGCCTCCTAAGGGCAAAGCATTCTCTCTATTCAAACTCCTTCAAACTCTCTACCGTTATGGCATAAACAACGTCTGTGTACTCGGAGGTATTGTTTTCAACCCTGATCACTCCTTCCAGCCAGTAAGGGGTATAGCCCGCTTCCGTGACTTTTATGCCCTGGTCATAGCGGACAAAAATGGTCTGGTTGGGTGGCGGTGGCGGTACATGAATACAGGCTCCCAGGGTTGGCACCAGCAACAACTCTGTGGCTGATTGATCCTTGCCAATATTCAGCGGCACCAGGTAACCGGGAATTTTGACCCGTTGCTGATTCATACTTGCTACCGGAATCTTGCCCAGCTCATCAATATACTCGATAGCCTCTTCCTGACTGATTTCCCCTGCCTCATATTTACGGACAATTTCCTCATCCACCGGCGGCATCAGATCATCCCAGTTGATCTCTTTGATCGCAAGCTTTTCAGGGCTTGCAGCCATGGCAAAGTTCACCGGCATAAAAGCCAGCATAAGCACCACGGCCAGCCAGCCAGGGTGTGGTCTTCCTGCTATCATTATTTGCTCTCCTACAGCCTGACCGTCAGACCATCCGCCAATGAATTTTTATAGGCCCGCCAGGCAGGCACTGCACCCAGCATGGTCGCCGAGATAACAATAGCAACCGCCAGAATCCACTCAAACATCCCCGGTAACGCAATGGTAATGTGCAAACCCAGCTGCATTTGCAATACCGGTTGAATAGCGAACAGCATTCCATACATCAGCAGGAAGCCCAACAGTGTACCAGTGATGGCATAGATCAGGGACTCGGTCATCATCAGGGTAAAGATATGCCAGGGCCGGGCCCCTACTGAACGGAGAATGGCCATCTCTCTGCGCCGCTCATTAAGCGACGTCAGAATGGTGGTCAGCATGCCCACCAACCCAGCAATCACCACCATCACGGAAACCGCCAGCAATGCCTTTTCCGCTGAACCCACCAACTGCCAGAGTTCTCCCAGGGCAACACCCGGTAAAATAGCCGTCAGTGCTTCCTGACGATACTCATTCACTGCCCGCTGATACCGAAAAGCCGCCACCCGGGACTTCAAACCAACAAAATAGGCGGTGATGCTGGATGGTTGCAAATCCATGGCCCGTGCCCTGTCGGCAGAAACCGAGAACAGGGCATTAGGTGCCGCCCCATTGACCCAGTCAATGTGCAACGCCTCAATCCCCTCCAGAGAGATCATTACCACTCGGTCCATCGGGGTGCCGGTGGGCTTTAACACACCAGAAATCCTGAAGGGTTTATCCTGATGCGTCTGCAGGCTCCGGTTTTCAACACCGTGACTGAGCACTATTTCCTGACCAGCCTGATAGCCAAGAGCCGCAGCCACTTCAGAACCAATCACCGCATCATAGAGATCATCAAATGGCTTACCATTTTTGAAACTGATGGGCTGATCATCACCAAAACGGAAGTATTCAAACAGGGTTTGAGCGGTACCCACCACGCGATAACCTTGATGGGAGTCCCCCAGGGCAATAGGGATAGTCCAGGCGACTGCCTTATTGGAAGACAATTCCTGGTAGGTTTCCCAGGTAATGTTATTGGTCGCATTACCCAGATGAAACACCGAATAAAGCAGCAGATTAAGCGAACTGCTGCGGGCACCGACCACAAGGTCGGTACCGGACACGGTACTGGTAAAACTGTTCCGGGCCTCAACCCGCACCCTTTCCACGCCCAGCAACAAAGCCACGCTGATGGCAATGGAGAAAATGGTCAGCAATGCCGTGGTTTTGCGATTACTCAGACTTTTCACCGCCAGATGAAGTATTGACATTACACCACCTCCGGCTGGCCTAAAGGCCGATGTTGACTGGCCCGGTTAATTTCATTCAAGGCCACAGAGCGATCAAACAAGGCTTCCAGAGCAGAGTCATGGCTGACAAAAACCAGTGTACTGCCAGCAGCCTCACACTCAGCAAACAGCAGACGAATAAATGCCTCACGGGTATCGCTGTCCAACGCCGAGGTGGGCTCATCTGCGATCACCAGATCAGGGCGGCCAATCAATGCTCTGGCTGCCGCCACTCGCTGCTGCTGGCCGATACTGAGCTCCGTCACTGGCCTTTGCAGCAACTGCGGATCGGTCAGCTCCAGATGGTTCAGCAGTCGAATCGCTTCCTGTCTGGCATCAACGCCCATGGATTGCACGTTTTCACGGCGCTTGCTGGCAAATCCCAGTGGCAGTGTGACATTGTCAACTACTGAAAGGTAAGGGATCAGGTTAAACATCTGAAAAATAAAACCGATATGATTGGCCCGGAAATGATCCCGGCGTGCCGGAGAGAAACGACCAATGTCGTTTCTCAGCACAGAGACAGCACCGGCAACCGGTGTGAGCACGCCGCCCAGCAGCCCCAACAGCGTCGTTTTACCCGACCCTGAAGCCCCCCGGATAAACACCTTCTCCCCCTGATTGATCAACAGCTCCGGTATATCCAGAACCACAGTTCCTGGCTGCCAGCCAAACTGGACATCCTTTAGATGAATCACCGGTTGACCGAGACTACTCATATCAGAAGCGCACCTCTGGTCGCTCACGGTTCATCTGACCCGCTATCTGGCCAGAATCGGTAAAGCCCTGAACCTGCAACTGTTCACTGTTTGCAAACCGCTGAAACAGTCGGGTAGAGATGCTGTTGAGCCCGGCAATATTGGCACACTCATAAACATAAGTAGCGGCAATATCCATGTGCGCTGACTCATGGTGACCATCACCATGGTGGTCATCGTGCCCATGACTGTGATGGAGGGAATCCTGGTGACCATCTGTATGATGGTCGTCATGGTCATGGTGGTGTCCATCTGCATCACCGTGATGATCTTCTCCATGCTCACCGCTGGCCGATGCCGATGCCGCTTTCAACCTGCAGGACGCCGCTGGCGTAAAAGACCATAAATCGTCTTTTTCCAGTTCCTGCAAGGCATCTTTAAGTTGCCTGCGTTGAGCGTCCGAACGGATGGATTCAAAACCAAGAATATCAAACCCCGGCGTTTCCAGCTCAATATGAACCTGACGACCTTCAATGGCAAAATTCAAATGACCGGCTCCATGTACATGGGCTCCGGCATGACGATGCCCATCAGCGGAAACACCTGCTGTTATCAAGGCACAGGCAACAGCGGCCACTTTTGCAACACAACGCATACACAATTCCTGAAAGAAAGAAAAAAACAAGTGATGAACCATCAAACTTCAGAGCTAGCAGGGGGTGCGCGGGTGTGTCTTTTGGTCGGCGTGGAAGAATGGATTGATAAACGATAGGGACGGTCATTAAGTACCGCAGCAAAGCGAACCTTTACTTTGCACCAATGAACCGGTGAAGCGGCTTGAGACACCAGCATACAGGCTGATGAATGTGGGTGCTCATTGTGCTGGTGATCACTGGCATCATCGACCATCGAAATAACTGGATGCTGCCAGAATATTTCAGATTGCTGATTTTCCTCCAAAGTCGTATGAACGTGGCTCAGTGTGTAGTGCACCACCAGCAGATACACAGCCACCATGAGAAAAGACAGCAATTGTTTGCTGTCTTTTCCACGGTCTGTCCGGCAAAGGCTGATGGTCATCTTCTGCGATTCCTTTCGGTTTTGCCCTCACTCTGTTCCGGAGGGACCAGGGGGCTGTCCGAAAATAGACTGCCCTACCGGCAACTGCTCCTGCGTTGCTCTAGCTCCTGCATCCATGCAGTCGTGCGGTGGCAGCAAATTGGTTTAAAAATGAAAATCGTTATAACATAACGCACATCAAATCACCAAAATATAATGCCAAAGTAGTGTATATGATCAGGTATCAGGACCGCAGCGGTATCCGGTTATTTTACCTGGTGAACCAAACATCTGATTTGTTGTCAATAAGTCCCAACGACTTAGGGGGTGAGCCCTGATGGTCATTTTAAAGAATTATTCTTTTCAAGGTTTTTAATGCCTGACCAGAGGAGTTGGTGTATATGTTTTTTAATCCTGCCCATTCCACTCCCGTTGACTCTGGCAAGGTTGAGCCACCGCCGCTCAATAAAGATAAAGCCCCTGCTCACCGGTCATCCGAAGAAAAAACTTCAATATTATTCCGAACCACCAGTGGTGCCTGCTTCAGGTGCAGGCCAGCTGACGCTGATCTGTTGCCACAGCTGTATTGCTTCCCGTGTTCAAATTTAACCAGTAAGCCACTCAAGTCGCGCGACTCAAGTAAAATTTATGATCCTTCCCATGTTATTGAAAGCGCACCCTACCCGCCGGAGAGCGCTCAGGGTGATCTGCACTGCGGGGTCATAGACCTGGCAAGGCAGTCGCTACCTACACTATCTCACCAAGACGACAGTGATGCCATGCCCCTGCCCGCTGACATTCGATGTGCCAGAAAATTTTGTCCTGAGATTAATCAGTTTGCACAGTGCCAGGTGTTGACTGAGTTGTCGAAAAGCCTGGAGGTTGCCTGTGCCAGAGGCGTAATGCTGAATAATTTGAAGGGCGCTGAAGATTCTCCTCCGGGCATTGAATGCGGCCAGTGGCTGTCTCTGCATGAACTGCCTGCCCATTACCATAATGATGATGAACATCCCGCCCGGACGCTGGCATCTGTTGTCAATAAGCCCGGGGTCAACCCGCTGATACTACCTGAGCCAACCACTGCAATCAGGGAGACTGAAGGAGCAGCAGCGGCACTGGCAACCCCGACAATAGCCTATGCCCAGTACGAAGCCATGGTTAAACAGTTTGGGGAGGTACTCAATGGCTTTGCCGGGCTAAGGCGTGCCTATCAAAACCAGACCGATAGCGTCGATGAACTGTGCAGAGCCATTGTTAGCCAGCAATCACAAATACAAAAGCTTGAGCTGGAACTGCAAATCCACAAAGCAACCACCGGCAACGGCGTTTTACTCTGGAAGATACCCGGTTTCAACAATGAGCTGGATAAGATCAGGAGTGGTGTCAGTCAACAACTCATCAGTCCCTTGTTTCATTCAATTAAAGGACATGCATTGTATGCACGAATTTATCTTACTGGTAATAGCGCAGATCAGGATCGGGATATCGGTCTGTCCATAGGGCTTATGCCATCGCTTTATGATCCGATTCAGCCTCAGCAATTCGCCGGATCTATTGTATTTGAAATCCTTGGCAGAAGTGGTGTGGTGATACACAGTGATGTCATTCTTATTGTTGAAAACGTAACCAAGCTTCCGAACCCGGAAGATAATCCAGAGACTTATGTCAATTGTATTTCTATAAGCCAGAAAAAGATGATGGACGAATGCCTGGTAGACGACGACCTCTTTATCAGATGCAGGCTTTAGCGATTAAAACTATGGAGCTATCCTGAAATAACTTCGACATTTCTACAGACGCTACCCGCTACCTGCCGCCCGCTTCCCGAAAAGCTGGAACCACTTGTGCTTTTGCGGGCAGCGGCATTTTCCCGGACTCAATAAAATGATGAAGTGATTCCGGGACAATTCCTATGTAAACCGGTTGCCTGTCAAAATGAGCGCCGGTCAATAAACGGCAGAGGATCGTCTGATTTACTCAGACCATTTTTCATGGCAATGCGCTGGTTTTTACGCCCCAGCAGGCGTGCCTGAACCCAGCGCTCCCAGCGCAGAGCTTTCCAGGTGTCGGCTTTCCAGGTTTTTCTGAACAGGTATTTGGCTGCGGCAACGGCATCCGGCGATTGCCTGCAAATGGTTTGGGCAAGCTGTTCTGCGGCCGCCATCGGGTCATCAGCCAACCGGCTGATCAAACCGAACTCGTGCCCCTCCCGGGCAGTGAATTTACGCCCGGTCATGGTCAGCTCCTGGGCAATATCAATACGGGTCAGCCGGGAGAGCGTAACCATACCACTCATATCGGGAATCAAGCCCCACTTCATCTCCATAATGGCAAGGCTGGCATCCGCCCTGGCAATGCGATAATCCGTGGCCAGGATAATCTGCATCCCACCACCAAAGCAGTTACCACGAATAACGGAGATAACCGGGACCGGCAGGTCTCGCCAGCAATGGGCTATCTCCTGGGCAATATTCTGTTTGGTCCACGGCAATTTAAGAAAGACTTTTGCCACTATGCCCGGGTCTTTGTTGACGGCCTGAAAATCCAGTCCTGAGCAAAAAGAGGAACCATTCCCAGAGAGAATCACACAGCGGATCGAGCGATCCTTCCGGATTTTTTTTGCGGTAGCAATCATGTCACGAAACATGACCATATCCAGGCCGTTATGTTTCTCAGGACGGTTCATGGTGACGTAGGCAATGTGATCTTTCACTGCATAGAGCACACGGGGTTGATCAGACATGGGAACCTCAACAGCAGCCGGTAATTATTATTATCGGAGTGAATCATTCCATAAAACGGCTGCTGTCGCAAAAGTACATGATCCGCCGATCAGACATGAAACTGGTCAGTGGTCACAGAATAGTCCGGGAATGGGTGCCTGGGTAATGTTGTATTTTCCTTCAAGATCACGATAGACAATGGCACTCCAGATCGTGCCATTTTCCAACTGGAACTCCAGGGCGTAATTAACCCCATTAACAATCTGAGAGTGCACCGCCAGCATTTTTTTCAGTTTGGCCGACTTCTCCACTCCCTTGACCACCAGCTTTACCGCCTTCAGAACCTCTGGAGTAACTTCAGATTTTGTCCAGCCACCGGGCAGATTGTCTTTGGCCTGACAGATGGCTTCAGCAGTTTTATTATCGACCACCGGCTTGTCATACGGTGCTTCACATCCCATAA
It contains:
- a CDS encoding tRNA-uridine aminocarboxypropyltransferase → MPAAKGDCHQCRLPEYACICRLIPKAESAACFWLITHDKEFDKPTNTGKLIQAAIPGTRIFNWSRTSPDKALLELLDDPDWLPVLMFPKEYAVEVQGNNRQWHYNSGCERKVVFIIIDATWQQARKMYRQSPWLHGLNLLSLQPEAPSIYRLRRNRQEQHLCTAEVAARALGELGENTNRQLMEALIQIYCDRYLWARKGQRRDEDSRSLRILEQYRFGAH
- a CDS encoding regulatory protein RecX; amino-acid sequence: MSADVIQSVNDVRRAAMDLLARREHGFTELARKLSGRFPRELVLDALTRLREERLQSDDRFVESFVYSRQQRGYGPVRIKAELFQKGVDSELIGQYLLEQDDHWDELAKAVKERKFGASVPRDHKERARQTRFLAQRGFSMSQIYSAFSSS
- the recA gene encoding recombinase RecA; this translates as MDDNRKKALAAALGQIDRQFGKGAIMRMGDQKQEAIPAISTGSLQLDIALGIGGLPKGRVIEIFGPESSGKTTLTLSVIAQAQKHGATCAFVDAEHALDPQYAGKLGVNVDDLYVSQPDTGEQALEITDMLVRSGAVDVIVVDSVAALVPKAEIEGDMGDSHVGLQARLMSQALRKLTGSIKQTNCMVIFINQIRMKIGVMFGNPETTTGGNALKFYSSVRLDIRRTGSVKQGDEVIGNETRVKVVKNKVSPPFRQAEFQILYGQGIYHMGEVIDLGVKLKLVDKSGAWYAYKGTKIGQGKANAAQYLSDNPEVAAEIEAHIRAELMSTPEKDAAKKAEADAGKSAGKKGDDDAAASVQQDELLAE
- a CDS encoding CinA family protein, with the protein product MGTVWIAWGTGQETAARYFHFEGDRDQIRAQTVVQALLGVLTLLT
- a CDS encoding CinA family protein — protein: MEPTLHSATSPIVSEIAELLMSRGWTLSTAESCTGGGIGHALTVLPGSSAWFEGGVICYANGVKANLLHVPTVLLNKYGAVSEQVAIAMARGVRKLLATDISIAVTGVAGPGGGDTGKTCGNRLDCLGYRPGNRCKVLPF
- a CDS encoding DUF3299 domain-containing protein, encoding MIAGRPHPGWLAVVLMLAFMPVNFAMAASPEKLAIKEINWDDLMPPVDEEIVRKYEAGEISQEEAIEYIDELGKIPVASMNQQRVKIPGYLVPLNIGKDQSATELLLVPTLGACIHVPPPPPNQTIFVRYDQGIKVTEAGYTPYWLEGVIRVENNTSEYTDVVYAITVESLKEFE
- a CDS encoding ABC transporter permease; the encoded protein is MSILHLAVKSLSNRKTTALLTIFSIAISVALLLGVERVRVEARNSFTSTVSGTDLVVGARSSSLNLLLYSVFHLGNATNNITWETYQELSSNKAVAWTIPIALGDSHQGYRVVGTAQTLFEYFRFGDDQPISFKNGKPFDDLYDAVIGSEVAAALGYQAGQEIVLSHGVENRSLQTHQDKPFRISGVLKPTGTPMDRVVMISLEGIEALHIDWVNGAAPNALFSVSADRARAMDLQPSSITAYFVGLKSRVAAFRYQRAVNEYRQEALTAILPGVALGELWQLVGSAEKALLAVSVMVVIAGLVGMLTTILTSLNERRREMAILRSVGARPWHIFTLMMTESLIYAITGTLLGFLLMYGMLFAIQPVLQMQLGLHITIALPGMFEWILAVAIVISATMLGAVPAWRAYKNSLADGLTVRL
- a CDS encoding ATP-binding cassette domain-containing protein produces the protein MSSLGQPVIHLKDVQFGWQPGTVVLDIPELLINQGEKVFIRGASGSGKTTLLGLLGGVLTPVAGAVSVLRNDIGRFSPARRDHFRANHIGFIFQMFNLIPYLSVVDNVTLPLGFASKRRENVQSMGVDARQEAIRLLNHLELTDPQLLQRPVTELSIGQQQRVAAARALIGRPDLVIADEPTSALDSDTREAFIRLLFAECEAAGSTLVFVSHDSALEALFDRSVALNEINRASQHRPLGQPEVV
- a CDS encoding ZrgA family zinc uptake protein, whose product is MRCVAKVAAVACALITAGVSADGHRHAGAHVHGAGHLNFAIEGRQVHIELETPGFDILGFESIRSDAQRRQLKDALQELEKDDLWSFTPAASCRLKAASASASGEHGEDHHGDADGHHHDHDDHHTDGHQDSLHHSHGHDDHHGDGHHESAHMDIAATYVYECANIAGLNSISTRLFQRFANSEQLQVQGFTDSGQIAGQMNRERPEVRF
- a CDS encoding crotonase/enoyl-CoA hydratase family protein; the protein is MSDQPRVLYAVKDHIAYVTMNRPEKHNGLDMVMFRDMIATAKKIRKDRSIRCVILSGNGSSFCSGLDFQAVNKDPGIVAKVFLKLPWTKQNIAQEIAHCWRDLPVPVISVIRGNCFGGGMQIILATDYRIARADASLAIMEMKWGLIPDMSGMVTLSRLTRIDIAQELTMTGRKFTAREGHEFGLISRLADDPMAAAEQLAQTICRQSPDAVAAAKYLFRKTWKADTWKALRWERWVQARLLGRKNQRIAMKNGLSKSDDPLPFIDRRSF